One stretch of Aquimarina sp. Aq107 DNA includes these proteins:
- a CDS encoding YdiU family protein — translation MKLNINNTFSEELPSDPILENSRRQVRNACFSYVTPRKTSNPTILHVSDEVMQDLGLSQDDDKSEEFLHIMTGNKVMKNTKPYAMHYGGHQFGNWAGQLGDGRAINLLEVVHNSKRWAVQLKGAGETPYSRNADGLAVLRSSIREYLCSEAMYHLGVPTTRALSLSITGDQVLRDILYNGNAAYEKGAVISRVAPSFIRFGNFEVLAAHGDHTTLKLLTDYTIKYFYPEITNTGKEAYISFFKLVSERSLKMVIDWQRVGFVHGVMNTDNMSILGATIDYGPYGWLEVYDHGWTPNTTDSQFKRYRYGTQPEIVLWNLYQLANALFPLIEETDPLENILDAYQNSYKNEYIDMMTSKIGLFTKQSEDQHIIEQLEELLQVVETDMTIFFRNLSTYKKGSYNQWMQIVSEAFYTLSDVKEDVLQRWNDWFLMYDNRLNVEVLSDEQRKEKMDTINPKYVLRNYMAQLAIDDADKGDYMLIDELYKMLKKPYSEQPEYDKWFAKRPDWARDKVGCSMLSCSS, via the coding sequence ATGAAATTGAATATAAATAATACATTTTCTGAAGAATTGCCTTCGGACCCGATACTTGAAAACTCTCGTAGACAGGTTAGAAATGCTTGCTTCTCTTATGTTACTCCAAGAAAAACAAGTAATCCAACAATTTTGCATGTTTCTGATGAAGTAATGCAAGATTTAGGGTTAAGTCAAGATGATGATAAATCTGAAGAGTTTTTACATATAATGACTGGTAATAAGGTGATGAAAAACACAAAACCTTATGCAATGCATTATGGAGGTCATCAATTCGGAAACTGGGCAGGACAATTGGGAGATGGACGTGCTATTAACTTATTGGAAGTTGTACATAATTCTAAGCGTTGGGCAGTTCAATTAAAAGGAGCAGGAGAGACGCCTTATTCTCGTAATGCTGATGGTTTAGCAGTTCTTCGTTCTTCGATACGCGAGTATTTATGTAGTGAGGCCATGTATCATTTAGGAGTTCCTACAACTAGAGCTTTATCTTTGTCTATTACCGGTGATCAAGTATTAAGGGATATATTATATAATGGTAATGCAGCATATGAAAAAGGAGCCGTTATATCGAGAGTTGCACCTTCTTTCATTAGGTTTGGTAATTTTGAAGTATTAGCCGCTCATGGAGATCATACAACGTTGAAATTATTGACAGATTATACCATCAAATACTTTTATCCTGAGATAACAAACACAGGCAAGGAGGCCTATATTTCATTCTTTAAATTAGTTAGTGAAAGAAGTTTGAAGATGGTTATAGATTGGCAGCGAGTAGGTTTTGTTCATGGAGTTATGAATACTGATAACATGTCTATTCTTGGTGCAACAATAGATTATGGGCCTTATGGATGGTTAGAAGTATATGATCATGGATGGACTCCTAATACCACAGATAGTCAGTTTAAACGTTATAGATATGGTACACAACCAGAAATTGTTCTATGGAATCTTTATCAATTAGCAAATGCGTTGTTCCCGTTAATTGAAGAAACAGATCCATTAGAAAATATTTTGGACGCTTATCAAAATTCTTATAAGAATGAATATATCGATATGATGACATCTAAAATAGGATTGTTTACTAAGCAATCGGAAGATCAGCATATTATAGAACAATTAGAAGAATTACTTCAGGTTGTAGAAACTGATATGACTATTTTTTTTAGAAATTTAAGTACTTATAAAAAAGGAAGTTATAATCAATGGATGCAAATAGTTTCGGAAGCATTTTATACACTTAGTGATGTAAAGGAGGATGTTCTACAACGTTGGAATGATTGGTTTTTAATGTATGATAATAGATTGAATGTAGAGGTTTTAAGTGATGAGCAACGCAAAGAAAAAATGGATACTATTAATCCTAAGTATGTGTTACGTAATTATATGGCTCAGTTAGCTATAGACGATGCTGATAAAGGTGATTATATGTTAATCGATGAATTGTATAAAATGCTTAAAAAACCCTATAGTGAACAACCTGAATACGATAAATGGTTTGCTAAACGTCCCGATTGGGCAAGAGATAAGGTAGGTTGTTCTATGCTATCTTGTAGTTCCTAA
- a CDS encoding DUF3667 domain-containing protein: MSSTNQCKNCEQSFDRSFDYCPYCGQEAADKLTFGVLFSNTIGNYFAVDARFFKSFIPLMTKPGVLARRFVDGKRLSYLHPAQFYLFISVVFFFIFSFTVRKADNTLNKKFKQEFSKDIKLDSLDFKKDSIGIEIAKKAITENAALANIASEDLKALDSVISAEQKNPNLSFNFKRKQLDSLITIGAPQSAKLKIMGVDENDGAITKKFFTQILKFYEQQGGGILKTFYDTIPITMFLMLPLFAFLLKIFFWTKGTFAHHMVFSFYFFTFIFTSFCFLICFNSFIEIPIWLQVLFFLSFIIYLILAFRNFYKGSWIGAILKGFVVSYVYMMIIVPLAFTGIIFVSIFLY, translated from the coding sequence ATGTCTAGTACTAACCAATGTAAAAATTGTGAACAGTCTTTTGATAGGTCCTTTGATTATTGTCCATATTGCGGACAAGAGGCAGCTGATAAATTAACTTTTGGAGTTTTATTTAGTAATACTATTGGAAATTACTTTGCGGTTGATGCTCGTTTCTTTAAAAGTTTCATACCATTAATGACTAAACCTGGTGTACTAGCGAGACGTTTTGTAGATGGAAAACGTCTTTCATACTTACATCCCGCTCAATTTTACTTATTCATATCTGTTGTGTTCTTTTTTATTTTCTCATTTACTGTGAGGAAGGCCGATAATACCCTTAATAAGAAGTTTAAGCAAGAATTTAGTAAGGATATCAAGTTAGATTCTTTAGATTTTAAAAAAGATTCAATTGGTATCGAAATTGCTAAAAAAGCAATAACTGAAAACGCTGCACTTGCTAATATTGCAAGTGAAGATCTTAAAGCTCTTGATTCTGTGATTTCTGCGGAACAAAAAAATCCAAATCTCTCATTTAATTTTAAACGCAAACAGTTAGATTCATTGATAACTATTGGTGCTCCCCAGAGTGCGAAACTCAAGATTATGGGGGTTGATGAAAATGATGGAGCGATTACTAAAAAATTTTTTACTCAAATATTGAAGTTTTATGAGCAACAGGGTGGAGGAATATTAAAAACTTTTTATGATACGATTCCTATTACAATGTTCTTAATGCTACCATTATTCGCTTTTTTGTTGAAAATATTCTTTTGGACAAAAGGAACCTTTGCACATCATATGGTATTTAGTTTTTATTTTTTCACATTTATTTTTACATCGTTTTGTTTTTTAATTTGTTTTAATTCGTTTATTGAGATTCCTATTTGGTTACAGGTATTATTCTTTTTATCCTTTATTATTTATTTAATTCTAGCGTTTAGGAACTTCTATAAAGGTAGTTGGATTGGAGCAATTCTTAAAGGTTTTGTAGTTAGTTATGTATATATGATGATTATTGTACCATTAGCTTTTACAGGTATTATTTTCGTGTCTATATTTTTATATTAA
- a CDS encoding M28 family metallopeptidase, with amino-acid sequence MKKVFSVLAITALITACGTTKTTTKPAETKKVANDPVTYAKTITSEDLKTALYKYASDEFEGRETGKPGQKMAVNFLKEHYMKYGLPAAKSDGNYFQEVPLEVAGNPEIKLTVNDKSFAYKEDFISLSSGKTDKISINEIVYVGFGIDDEKYSSYSDVDVKDKVVLIKSGEPKNENGTFMVTGTTEASKWSNMRQQFAAKRTAAIDQGAKAILFYFPEVYQMAVAQFTNSSGRMSLAGNDEDPYFLLLNEDLAKAFVNDIATNDKSSVIKTNFSMDYKNVSEKITSENVAAFIKGSEKPDEIIVISAHLDHEGIKDGKVYNGADDDGSGTVAVVEIAEAFAKAVKDGNGPKRSILFLNVTGEEKGLLGSRYYTDKDPIFPLENTVADLNIDMIGRIDPKRKSENRNYVYLIGSDKLSTELHNISEEVNTKYTNVELDYTYNDENDPNRFYYRSDHYNFAKNNIPVIFYFNGTHDDYHQPSDTPDKIEYDLLENRTRLVFHTAWELANRENRIIADKAEKK; translated from the coding sequence ATGAAAAAAGTATTTTCTGTTTTGGCTATAACAGCTCTTATTACAGCTTGTGGTACTACCAAAACAACAACAAAACCGGCAGAAACAAAAAAAGTTGCTAATGATCCAGTAACATATGCCAAAACAATTACATCCGAAGATTTAAAAACTGCATTATATAAATATGCATCAGATGAGTTTGAAGGAAGAGAAACTGGTAAGCCAGGTCAAAAAATGGCTGTTAATTTCCTAAAAGAACACTACATGAAGTATGGTCTTCCTGCTGCTAAAAGCGATGGGAACTATTTTCAAGAAGTACCTCTTGAAGTTGCTGGAAACCCTGAAATCAAGCTAACTGTTAATGACAAATCATTTGCATACAAAGAAGATTTTATATCCTTAAGTTCTGGTAAAACAGATAAAATTTCTATCAATGAAATTGTATATGTTGGATTTGGAATCGATGATGAAAAGTACTCCAGTTATTCTGATGTTGATGTTAAAGATAAAGTTGTTTTAATTAAATCAGGAGAACCTAAAAACGAAAATGGAACTTTTATGGTAACTGGAACTACAGAAGCATCTAAATGGTCAAACATGAGACAACAGTTTGCTGCTAAGCGTACTGCCGCAATAGACCAAGGTGCTAAAGCTATTTTGTTTTATTTCCCAGAAGTATATCAGATGGCAGTTGCACAATTTACTAACTCCTCTGGTAGAATGTCACTTGCCGGCAATGACGAAGATCCTTACTTTTTGCTTCTCAATGAAGATTTAGCAAAGGCATTTGTTAATGATATTGCTACAAATGATAAATCTAGCGTTATTAAGACGAATTTTTCAATGGATTACAAAAATGTTTCTGAGAAAATAACTTCAGAGAATGTAGCTGCATTTATCAAAGGATCTGAGAAACCTGATGAGATTATAGTAATATCTGCACATTTAGATCACGAAGGAATAAAAGACGGAAAAGTATATAATGGTGCTGACGATGATGGATCAGGAACTGTTGCGGTGGTAGAAATTGCAGAAGCTTTTGCCAAAGCTGTAAAAGATGGTAATGGACCGAAAAGGTCAATATTATTTCTAAACGTTACTGGAGAAGAAAAAGGTCTTTTGGGATCACGCTATTATACTGATAAGGATCCAATTTTTCCATTAGAAAACACAGTTGCAGATTTAAACATCGATATGATCGGTCGAATAGATCCAAAACGTAAAAGTGAAAATAGAAATTATGTATATTTAATAGGAAGTGACAAGCTAAGTACGGAACTTCATAATATTTCTGAAGAAGTAAATACAAAATATACAAATGTAGAATTGGATTACACATATAATGATGAGAACGACCCTAATCGTTTCTATTACAGATCTGATCATTATAATTTTGCAAAAAACAACATACCAGTAATATTTTATTTTAATGGTACTCACGATGATTATCACCAACCAAGTGATACACCTGATAAAATTGAATATGATTTACTAGAAAACAGAACTAGACTAGTTTTTCATACAGCATGGGAATTAGCTAATAGAGAGAATCGAATTATTGCAGATAAAGCAGAAAAGAAATAA
- a CDS encoding DUF5777 family beta-barrel protein, which translates to MRNNKFFLLFIVMLIGFGISINAQDLLETLEKEYPDVPQYEIATFKSTRIAIGHSIENRKEGVLQVMAMNRYWNIPNYQGQSFIADKWSARIALEYGISNRLSTGFGWTTLEDVYDGFLKYNLLRQRKKSKKSFVSVTLFQNASYRSESEGRSPIYGGFEDTSFSDRLAFTTQVLIARKFTPQFSAQISPTFIHRSSSISDEDPNNHFAIGIGGRYKVGGHVSIVSEYYYVANPIKSADTYGAFALGVNWELSDLMLQFHMTNAWSTVEDVFITQTPNNFNLQDGNFTFGFTATFALHLKQKQP; encoded by the coding sequence ATGAGAAATAATAAGTTTTTTCTTTTATTCATAGTTATGCTAATTGGATTTGGTATTTCTATAAACGCTCAGGATTTATTAGAAACTTTAGAAAAAGAATATCCAGATGTCCCTCAGTATGAAATAGCTACTTTTAAATCTACAAGAATTGCAATAGGCCATTCCATAGAGAATAGGAAAGAAGGTGTTTTGCAAGTAATGGCTATGAATAGGTATTGGAATATACCTAATTATCAAGGGCAGAGTTTTATAGCTGATAAATGGAGTGCAAGAATTGCTCTAGAATATGGAATTTCTAATAGACTGAGTACAGGATTCGGTTGGACCACTTTAGAAGATGTGTATGATGGTTTTTTGAAATATAATTTATTGCGTCAGCGTAAAAAATCTAAAAAATCATTTGTTAGTGTAACTCTTTTTCAAAATGCATCTTATAGAAGTGAGAGTGAAGGTAGGTCTCCAATTTATGGTGGTTTCGAGGATACATCTTTTAGCGATCGTTTAGCGTTTACTACTCAAGTATTAATTGCTCGTAAATTTACTCCTCAATTTTCTGCACAGATTTCTCCAACTTTTATTCATAGAAGTTCTTCAATATCAGATGAAGATCCTAATAATCATTTTGCCATAGGTATTGGAGGAAGATATAAAGTAGGCGGTCATGTATCTATCGTATCTGAGTATTATTATGTTGCGAATCCTATAAAATCTGCAGATACTTATGGAGCCTTTGCGCTAGGAGTAAACTGGGAGTTAAGTGATTTAATGCTACAATTTCACATGACTAATGCTTGGAGTACTGTAGAAGATGTATTTATAACACAAACGCCTAATAATTTTAATTTACAGGATGGTAATTTTACTTTTGGCTTTACGGCGACTTTTGCGCTACATCTAAAGCAAAAACAACCTTAA
- a CDS encoding YceI family protein: MNKIIALLFLVTNMGSSDIKSDQIITRQGQVSFFSYTSVENIEAKNNQVLSIIDLSKNEIAISMLMNAFVFKKSLMHEHFNESYIESDLYPKATFKGEILDYDPEIKGVQTKFVKGTLTIRDIEKEVEIKTSIENIDGKHVITGDFEVVVKDFEIKIPPILRPNIAEVISIKFRFEYQPYEK; the protein is encoded by the coding sequence ATGAATAAAATTATTGCTCTACTTTTTCTTGTTACTAATATGGGGTCCTCTGATATTAAATCTGATCAGATTATAACTCGGCAGGGACAGGTTTCATTTTTTTCATACACTTCTGTAGAAAATATAGAGGCCAAAAACAATCAGGTTTTAAGTATTATAGACCTTTCAAAAAATGAAATAGCGATTAGTATGCTTATGAATGCATTTGTATTTAAAAAGTCATTAATGCATGAACATTTTAATGAAAGTTATATTGAATCAGATTTGTACCCTAAAGCTACTTTTAAAGGAGAAATATTGGATTATGATCCAGAGATAAAAGGTGTTCAGACGAAGTTTGTAAAAGGAACACTTACGATACGCGATATAGAAAAAGAGGTCGAGATTAAAACGAGTATTGAAAATATCGATGGAAAACATGTCATAACAGGAGATTTTGAGGTGGTTGTGAAGGATTTTGAAATTAAAATTCCACCTATTCTTAGACCCAATATCGCAGAAGTAATATCAATTAAATTTAGATTTGAATATCAACCATATGAGAAATAA
- a CDS encoding LytTR family DNA-binding domain-containing protein, whose amino-acid sequence MRKDRLYFLTFISISVIFLIIASFGVKYFIKVSANQLIEIQLESSKREANEISRLSHYQISGGIDKQVVIKNIQNTIANTHNEASFICVFDWSGKEVCHPDRTKVGQKVNSDQSLIKSLSEEDSSDKLYDLLINQRKETDSVPTIDRLSEIVYIAPVKDSDLIVAAHVNLNKVSGQIRKLKTSFYTIFALMGGLIILSSFMAVRIIGSYYEKQLEQKNINLESELLNLSKLNTDLIAYQQKVVENTEEELLDSNIESNTENIKESSKKRILTYIRNELIPVPINNISYIYTENTITYIVCFNGKKSTSNDSLDDMLMNLDTSLFFRANRQFIISITAIAKIIKYGNSQLKILIKDADVEIIISKNKAAEFRQWLNI is encoded by the coding sequence ATGAGAAAAGATCGATTATATTTTTTGACTTTTATTTCTATATCAGTTATATTTCTAATTATCGCATCATTTGGCGTAAAATACTTTATTAAAGTAAGTGCTAATCAGCTCATCGAAATCCAGTTAGAATCCAGTAAAAGAGAAGCTAACGAGATTTCTAGATTATCACATTATCAAATATCGGGAGGTATTGATAAACAAGTTGTAATTAAAAACATCCAAAATACAATTGCAAATACACATAATGAAGCTTCTTTTATTTGTGTATTTGATTGGTCAGGAAAAGAAGTATGTCATCCGGACAGAACCAAAGTTGGTCAGAAAGTAAACTCTGATCAATCTCTTATTAAATCACTAAGTGAAGAAGATAGTTCTGATAAACTTTATGATCTATTAATTAATCAAAGAAAAGAAACTGACAGTGTACCTACTATTGATAGATTATCGGAAATTGTATATATAGCGCCAGTAAAAGATTCTGATCTTATTGTTGCAGCGCACGTTAATTTAAACAAGGTTAGTGGTCAAATTAGAAAACTGAAAACAAGTTTTTATACAATTTTTGCGTTAATGGGAGGATTAATTATTTTATCTTCTTTTATGGCTGTTCGAATAATAGGAAGTTATTATGAAAAACAATTAGAACAAAAAAATATAAACTTAGAAAGTGAATTACTCAATCTATCTAAATTAAACACTGATCTTATTGCTTATCAACAAAAAGTAGTTGAAAATACAGAGGAGGAATTATTAGACTCAAACATAGAGTCTAATACTGAAAATATAAAAGAATCAAGTAAAAAGAGAATTCTTACTTACATTAGAAATGAGTTGATTCCTGTTCCCATAAATAACATATCATACATTTATACGGAAAATACAATAACATATATTGTATGTTTTAACGGTAAAAAATCGACAAGTAATGATAGTTTAGATGACATGCTTATGAATCTGGATACCTCACTATTCTTTAGAGCAAATCGTCAATTTATAATAAGTATTACTGCTATTGCAAAAATTATCAAATACGGAAATAGTCAGCTTAAAATTTTGATAAAAGACGCAGATGTAGAAATAATTATTAGTAAGAATAAGGCTGCTGAATTTAGACAATGGTTAAATATCTAA
- a CDS encoding cytochrome c, which produces MNDLLKIKNILIITIGITFLSCERNVEEESGIISEELCDPAISFSTDIKSIIDNNCISCHGGNQAPDLRTYENISANSERVRTQVVNRTMPLGGSLSNDQIELIRCWIENGALNN; this is translated from the coding sequence ATGAATGACCTGTTAAAAATCAAAAACATACTAATAATTACAATAGGTATCACCTTTCTTTCTTGTGAAAGGAATGTAGAAGAAGAATCTGGTATTATTTCAGAAGAATTATGCGATCCAGCAATATCTTTTTCTACTGATATTAAATCAATTATTGATAATAACTGTATAAGTTGTCATGGAGGAAACCAAGCTCCAGATTTAAGAACTTATGAAAATATAAGCGCTAACTCAGAACGAGTTAGAACGCAAGTAGTAAATAGAACAATGCCATTAGGAGGTTCTTTAAGCAATGATCAGATAGAATTGATCCGTTGTTGGATAGAAAATGGAGCTCTAAATAATTAA
- a CDS encoding YceI family protein yields MKSLYILLFTILLSTVSFGQGKFLTKQGYTSFFSATPIEDIKAENNQVLSIIDTSTGTIAISILMKSFMFEKSLMQEHFNENYVESDKYPKAIFKGQILDFNALTKNEQTVSIVGDITIHGVTKKIETKGIISKNKENIFLKGTFPIKVADFEIEIPSVVTNNIAESIKITFELDHKPYKK; encoded by the coding sequence ATGAAATCTCTATATATATTATTATTCACAATATTACTTTCCACTGTCTCCTTTGGACAAGGAAAATTTTTAACAAAACAAGGATATACTTCTTTCTTTTCTGCCACACCAATAGAAGATATAAAAGCAGAAAACAATCAGGTATTAAGTATTATAGACACATCAACAGGTACAATAGCAATATCTATTTTGATGAAATCATTTATGTTCGAAAAATCGTTGATGCAAGAACATTTTAATGAAAACTATGTAGAGTCTGACAAATACCCTAAGGCAATATTTAAAGGCCAAATTCTGGATTTTAATGCACTAACTAAAAATGAACAAACTGTATCAATTGTTGGTGATATTACTATCCATGGAGTAACAAAAAAAATTGAAACCAAAGGTATAATTAGCAAAAACAAAGAAAATATATTCTTAAAAGGAACCTTCCCAATAAAGGTGGCTGATTTCGAAATCGAAATACCATCCGTAGTAACTAATAATATAGCAGAAAGTATAAAAATAACATTTGAACTAGATCACAAACCTTATAAAAAATAA
- a CDS encoding DUF5777 family beta-barrel protein — MKNFLIVFALWALSSNSYAQDLLDILEDETPQTKSYTTSTFKGTRILNGHSVENRNKGTLEFVISHRFGRVNLGIDELYGLDQSNIRFAFEYGLSDNIMLGVGRSSFDKTYDGFIKYKFLKQSTGEGSFPFTASLFSSIAYRTLKDFDPENEPTFSQKLSYVSQILIARKFSPAFSLQITPTYIHRNSVKINDDPHDIFAVGIGSRLKLTKRISINGEYFYTANPLESIDATNSLAFGVDIETGGHVFQIILSNSITMIEKSFITESTDNFFEGDIHLGFNISRAFQVGNKKKRKLNKMKNSGI; from the coding sequence ATGAAGAATTTTTTAATTGTTTTTGCACTTTGGGCATTGAGTTCTAATTCATATGCACAAGATCTACTAGACATTCTAGAAGATGAAACACCACAGACAAAAAGTTATACTACTTCTACTTTTAAAGGAACTAGAATATTAAATGGTCATTCTGTAGAGAACAGAAATAAAGGTACTTTAGAATTTGTTATATCACACCGTTTTGGACGAGTTAATCTTGGAATTGATGAATTATATGGATTAGATCAATCTAATATCCGTTTTGCTTTTGAATATGGATTGTCTGATAATATAATGTTAGGAGTAGGTCGAAGTAGTTTTGACAAAACATATGATGGCTTTATTAAATACAAATTCTTAAAGCAAAGTACTGGTGAAGGATCATTCCCATTTACAGCATCACTTTTCTCAAGCATTGCTTATAGAACATTAAAGGATTTTGACCCAGAAAATGAGCCTACTTTTAGTCAAAAATTATCATATGTTTCACAAATACTAATTGCCAGAAAATTTAGTCCTGCATTTTCATTACAAATTACCCCAACTTATATTCATAGAAATTCTGTGAAAATTAATGATGATCCACACGATATTTTTGCTGTCGGTATAGGTAGTAGATTAAAGCTGACTAAAAGAATATCTATAAACGGAGAATACTTTTATACTGCTAATCCGTTAGAGTCTATCGACGCAACAAACTCTTTAGCGTTTGGGGTAGATATAGAAACAGGAGGACACGTATTTCAAATAATTCTATCCAACTCTATTACTATGATAGAAAAAAGTTTCATCACAGAATCTACAGACAATTTCTTTGAAGGGGATATACATCTTGGGTTCAATATATCTAGAGCTTTTCAGGTAGGAAACAAGAAAAAACGAAAACTTAACAAAATGAAGAATTCCGGAATATAA
- a CDS encoding SCO family protein, producing MSRVEVLPYYQDASFTPHWLTPYAKELNDFHKIPDFSLVNQEGEIVTSKTFDDKIYITDFFFTTCPGICPKMTSNMLLLQEEFKNDEDILLLSHSVTPERDSIPILQEYAELKGVLNSKWHLVTGDRDVIYDLGRNSYFVEENLGETKTKEDFLHTENFVLVDKKKHIRGIYNGLNRASINQLITDINTLKSEKKF from the coding sequence ATGAGTAGAGTAGAAGTACTACCATATTATCAGGATGCTAGTTTTACGCCGCATTGGCTAACTCCTTATGCAAAAGAACTTAATGATTTTCATAAAATTCCTGATTTTTCTTTAGTGAATCAAGAGGGAGAGATTGTGACTAGTAAAACCTTCGATGATAAAATTTATATAACTGATTTTTTCTTTACAACATGTCCTGGAATCTGTCCAAAAATGACATCCAATATGTTGTTGTTGCAAGAAGAATTTAAAAATGATGAAGATATTTTATTATTATCACATTCTGTAACTCCAGAAAGAGATTCAATACCGATATTACAGGAGTATGCAGAACTAAAAGGTGTTCTGAATTCTAAGTGGCATTTAGTAACTGGAGATCGTGATGTAATTTATGATCTAGGACGTAATTCCTACTTCGTTGAAGAGAATTTAGGAGAAACAAAAACGAAAGAGGATTTTCTTCATACCGAAAATTTTGTTTTGGTAGATAAAAAGAAACATATAAGAGGTATTTATAATGGTTTAAATAGAGCATCTATTAATCAGCTTATCACTGATATAAATACTTTAAAATCAGAGAAAAAATTTTAA
- a CDS encoding toxin-antitoxin system YwqK family antitoxin: MACKTDGENHIVDTDKKIINNVLVPKDLLILNASEGKWYYEQKPFSGYAVKFHSNKMLEEKVGYYEGKKEGLAQKWFSDGLLQKESFYIANHLDGVVKIWWPNGNIASESNYIKGTRNGVQKKWFTNGQLSKRTNLINGKENGMQQAWLENGKLYVNYEAKNGRVFGLKRANLCYKLENEIVQFKKL, translated from the coding sequence ATGGCTTGTAAAACAGATGGGGAAAATCATATTGTTGATACGGATAAAAAAATAATCAATAATGTTTTGGTGCCTAAGGACTTGTTGATTTTAAATGCAAGTGAAGGAAAATGGTACTATGAGCAAAAACCTTTTTCTGGTTATGCTGTAAAGTTTCATTCTAATAAAATGCTTGAAGAAAAAGTAGGTTATTACGAAGGTAAAAAAGAAGGGTTAGCTCAAAAATGGTTTTCTGATGGTTTGTTGCAAAAAGAATCATTTTATATAGCTAACCACCTTGATGGAGTTGTAAAAATTTGGTGGCCAAATGGTAATATAGCTTCAGAATCTAATTATATAAAAGGAACTCGGAATGGAGTTCAAAAAAAATGGTTTACAAATGGTCAACTGTCTAAACGAACTAATTTGATTAATGGAAAAGAAAATGGAATGCAGCAGGCTTGGTTAGAGAATGGAAAGCTATATGTGAACTACGAAGCAAAAAACGGACGTGTTTTTGGCTTAAAAAGAGCTAATTTATGTTATAAGTTGGAAAATGAAATTGTACAGTTTAAAAAGTTATAG
- a CDS encoding YHYH protein produces MMNTKLISKKIIPLALLVCTVCIVFIACSGDDNGTSTTDDDGTVAELHAAFTEFDTDETDIYLDGSNVVIETTGRPNHTTSYWGEGNALYIEEPDVASTPSIIPNFDASATLVVSANPQLANNTTATSLGTIGIAVSGAALFNDQEGNGALDQAAGSLDYTGGHIGPGVYHYHLEPRAWSNDDENLIGIISDGFFIYGRKCNSTGTYPTDLDASGGHTHITQHSEEAEYHYHVINELYSNTGSYIVFAGPFNGTPNAVN; encoded by the coding sequence ATGATGAATACGAAACTTATATCTAAAAAGATTATTCCACTGGCATTGTTAGTTTGTACCGTTTGCATCGTTTTTATAGCTTGTAGTGGTGATGATAATGGAACATCTACAACGGATGATGATGGTACTGTTGCAGAATTGCACGCTGCTTTTACAGAATTCGATACAGATGAGACAGATATTTATTTGGATGGATCTAATGTAGTTATTGAAACTACAGGAAGACCCAATCATACAACATCTTATTGGGGTGAAGGTAATGCATTATATATTGAAGAACCTGATGTTGCCTCAACGCCAAGTATAATACCTAATTTTGATGCTTCTGCTACTTTAGTAGTTTCTGCAAATCCACAATTAGCTAATAACACTACAGCAACATCTTTGGGAACAATTGGGATAGCTGTAAGTGGGGCAGCACTTTTTAATGATCAAGAAGGAAATGGTGCGCTAGATCAGGCAGCAGGGTCTTTGGATTATACAGGAGGACATATAGGACCTGGAGTATATCATTATCATTTAGAACCAAGAGCATGGTCTAATGATGATGAAAATTTGATCGGGATTATATCGGATGGATTTTTTATCTATGGTAGAAAGTGTAATTCTACAGGTACGTATCCTACGGATTTAGATGCTTCTGGAGGTCATACTCATATAACACAACATTCAGAAGAAGCTGAGTATCATTATCATGTTATTAATGAATTATATTCTAATACAGGTAGTTATATAGTTTTTGCTGGACCATTTAATGGAACTCCCAATGCGGTTAATTAA